ccaaaacaaacacagcttgagttttcacaaatatgaaaacctcaacaaattttatagcatagttccagcttgttaaatcctcgagaatagccacttctgtcctttcaaactgaagaagtcgcagttctgcccgctcgaaaagtctcccaaggcttgaagtagattaaagctctgccaaaattgaactttggtatcgatttacaactgaagccaagcagctaaagttgttgacagtacagtccagcatagacatacccagttcagcccggatcagaagtttctacccaggcagaaatgagattccagccatctttttgcctttctagagttgatttctccattcttaattttgtaaaaggcagttctgcctgaaacagtactttattattatctattctggccagaacaaccatcttgatactgagataaattgtgaaagtcctcaccagtctgaggcaagaaaagaacttacttgggagatattcctcacccaaattcacaatcgtttgttttagaagtcagtaacttgaggcgcaggttatccactctaaaaatgagtctgctagaatttacattgctagcagtggcacgctcgcacaccaaagaaagctgacttgttgaccaacaagtggtctccaagctagtggggaacttcgcccttccatatcaggagttaaacacgaaaacgggtgaacactTTTGCAggcttttttataatttggtgaTGATTGTTGAATCTAGCAGTTGCTCACCTGATTTGTTCAATTCAGGAAGAAAAGCATACTTGCTGTGTTATGCATGAACTAATATAACGATAACAATCTTTTCAAGAAACAGAAACTTTTTAAATATTGAGACCAAAGTTATGATTTCAATAGATACTGgttcataatatatatatatatatatatcgcgcaaaatgcaaagaatggtaaaacattcaaaaatctaaaaattaCCCTTAATTAACCAAAGTGCTACAGGAttgtaaattaatataataggGATAAAATGGTAAAAATATTAATGTgtgaaatcataaaataaaaaataaatgccGCTTAAGTaattactagcctctctgcacgcgcttatgcgcctgcgagaggttttttttttaaaaatttaaatttattttagaattaaaaaagataatgaatagttgtgttccataaaaataggatccattatctgaattttcttttatttttaatttttttaatatgaaaaattgtgaatttaccatattatcctcatttaattaataattttaattcttaatgtttgcattaaccaaagacattttctgatattttgaatgtttcaccattctctgccttttgctttatatatatatatatatatagagagaggaAGTTACTCCCGCACTCCACTCCACCCacatccttttttttgttttcttttcagtttacttttttttaatcataaatTGATACAAAAGTCCTTCACACAAGataaaatgttaaaatggtcGAGCCCCTCTAAAATTGGACAAACTGGTCCAGTCACTGTTCGACAGTGATATGAAATAACTCTTATGTCATTGTCGGACATGGACCCAAGAGTTGTTTAATGTAACTCTCAGTAAGTGATATAAGAGTTATTTCATGTCACTATTGGACAATGATTGGACAGGTTTGTCTAATTTTTGAGGGACTAGACTATTTTGTCTTGGTACCCTCCTATTTATCCTTATATGATAAAgccccttttttatttatacttttaaATATCTATTTACTTATCTGATATAAAAGAAATGATGTTTGCatatggaaaacaaaaaaaaacaaaaaaattatggaagcACGAGCTAGTGTAGCCTTTTCAGCAGGATTGAAAGCATGCTTAGTTGAGTTTTCAAGGAAGGAGAGAATCACAATGATGCCTAACATCGCAGCAAAAGTAAGATTGGAtatgagtttgtgtttaggaATTGTGGGAAAGGGTTTGGAGGGACTTGATaaagggttttgatttgagaatttgaggaatttgtttagggtttgtgtttgaCGTGAGGGTATAAGGATTGAAGGGAAATGTTAGAGACGACTTATAATCGGCTGCTCTAATTTcaggaaatatttttgcttacCACTTTAACTTAAGGTGTATGCTCACCACCCTTCTTAATACTTTACATGTGTCCATAAGCATAACTATAGGTTTTTTATGTTGATTTATGTAACCATGGTTATGCTTATGGACAGGTGTCAAGTGTTGAAAAGGGTGATGAGCATACATGACAGGATCCgacccaaatttcactttaaaaTTCAAGGCGAACCCTGTGCGTATCCGACACTTGGCGAGTGCCGGGGCACAATGACTAAATTGCCCTTCTAgttaaaattcaagtttattacTAGTTCaacttctaccgaaaattcggcagaatCTCCCCTGTAACTTGATCATTTCTCGGAATTTCAACATGTCaaaaaagcatatatataaatatctcAACTGCCAGCATGCTTCCAATTTACATCCAAATAGTTTTGATAAACTAAACGGCCTCAGGCCACACAGAAAGTCCTAGGGCAATGCATCAGAGCAACTAATTTAAGAATATACAACAGaacaatttgatttcaaaagaaaattctataAAAGAGGGAGAGTGGAGCGGAGTGTGGAATCTGCCCGGTGGTAGCGCTCTGGTGCACGTCTATTGCCTGGGGGcacaaaacattcaaaaatgtgagtggacaaaaataaaggtttagaaaatagcatatgaacatactaaccccactgtaaaaagaGTTATGCAAAACTAAATTATCCTCTTCATTATATTCgtactgaaatcaatgcattcatatatttatatacgtATATGCCAATCATACTCATGGTCGATAAAACTCTCTTAAAAGcattgaaatcaatttaaaactaccacctaggtgtacccatttatttccatcaattcctaatatccgtcaattccttatatgCCGTCAATTCCTGATATTCGTTAATTCCTCGTGTCACAATTTGTGACACGTCCTCGCAGGTCTCGGTAATACAAGGTCGACCTGAGCCGCAatctcgcaggattcaggagaCCTTTAGTCcacctgatccgcaatccttGCTCCCACGGTCCaggcgtccccgaaactcgtggggcaactgtcaagcgggctgactaaaccgaaggcaactaTTATGTCCATGGACATTATCataaccgaaggcaacaatttATTCCGTAGGCAACATTCATTCCAAAGGTAACAtttaatccgaaggcaacttTGGGTACATAAggtggtttttaaaataaatacatatttatGAAAAAGATTAGAATTTATAAAACTATTTCTTAATTATCCTTAAATCCTGCTGCCATTCAATCCGATAATATCTCAATCTTTACTTTCCATATCCTTTTAGCATATTCAACTGGGCAGCatataaaacaaagatatttAACTTCAACAAATCATGCTAGGAATGCCATaatcaataaaacttattcaaataagaaaattcaattgcataaaaatcatttataaaataaaagtccactcactgttagtccgagctagctggacctttcgaaggtccctcctgcgggtctgCCTGAGCCCGTATACCTTGGCTCAACGATCAATTCCACCTTTAAAGTCCTCGAACGAAGCTTTCTGAGTTGTGGCGGCCGGAATTGGCCGGAAATGGCGTCGGTGTCCACTTAAAATTCCGGTTTCGAAACTGCCCGTTTTCGAGCTCAACTTTGACTCGATTTTCTGGTTGATTCACTTGGAATCAAGGCTGGATATGGATATGTatggaaagaggagagagatacGAAGCATTTGCAAGTTATGGCGTTGGAATTGGTGGCTAGACGATGGAGAAATCGGAGTTTGAAAACTGCTGCTCGTCAAATTCGCGAGAGAATGAAGAAATCTGGGTTTAAAAATTCCGAACTTCGAAAAATTTAGGATTTTGCCACTGAATTTCTTTTGATCttaactttttcgttacaactctAATTTGagtccactacgtgtctatggaCTCATCTCGACGTGCTCTATGCAACGGTGTAACTGAAAttctcaaattccttctcacaggaaaagtcaacttttgacccaataaaatatttccGGAATAAAATAGTCTTTTtccataataaattaataattaaaaattaatttaggatcGGGTTGTTACAATACACCttgggttaaagtggtgagcataCACACtgggttaaagtggtgagcaaaaatgctcccctgataccatgttaaaatatgaacacggtttgaatactttaggttaattgtattcttctccaaaaGGAGgaatatataggagtttacaaGTATACTTTACAAGTAAATAGATCCAAGAATTAATTAGGAGaatatctcctaattatacaaggattgtcgactatataaaaaaaggaaataaatcacCTAATTAACCtaagaaataaatctccttgatttgtTAGGTTAAGTCACGTCAATAGTTGTCCGCGATTGccattctatttttttatttttttttttggttggaaaaTGTCATATTCTAATTTACACATTCGAATAAGAATATCAATGTgattaaaaaccctaaataatttattttctagaaAGGCAACTACTTGGGTTGACTGACAAAAATAGTGTAATAAGGGTCAAGTTTTTAGCTCATATTTTCCTATTGTTCGTTAATAAAATTTCCATCGTACAATCAGGTTTGTCAAGAGAAAAAAGGTTGACAATCACAAAAATCTAGAAtaaatcataacaaaataaGTTAAGAAGAAACTATTGAAGATGAATTAATTGTACATTttggcaacaacaaaaaattgtaCAGgatttgaatttctataaCAGTGCGTTTCTTCCGTGTCCCTTTTGGACAATACTTTCCCAAAATAAGTTTCCATATGAGCATAGGAAGATTTTTCCTGGTTTCCTTTCGTAAAATGTGTTTccattttccaaataaaatttCCTTGTTGAATTAGGGATCCATGGTATATAAACAGCTGCTTACTGAGTTGCTTTTGATCGAATTAGTGGGCTGTTCTCCAAATTGTTCAAGGGGTATAGAATATATCTAAGTTTTTAGCTTTCTTCTTGATACTCCAGTGCTAGAAATACTCTTcaattttgataaataaaagtgggttgtgaagaaaagaaaatatgagtaAAATCATGTGTACTAGTTACCTTTCAGGGGTGTTAATATTAGCTTGGATGTTGACAATGGCCGCAGCACAAAACTCTGGTTCGCATAACTACGCTGACGCTTTGTCAAAGTGCCTTATGTTTTTTGAAGGCCAAAGGTCAGGCAAGTTACCACCTTCACAACGAATTACTTGGAGGAAAGATTCTGGTCTAAAGGATGGCTCTGATGTTGGTgtaagtctctctctctctctctctctctctctctcttaagaACATGGTTGAGAAAAACTTCCTTATCAACTGTTACATATAACTatgtctctatctctctcatcACGTGACTAACCATGTCACGAGAGAGATAGACACATAATTGTATACAACCGGTTACACCTAAAAATTACAGGAACCGATTACTTTCAAATCATATACAAAATTACATTAAATACAAAGTTTCTCCACACATGCCAAACCCTAATTTAGCCAACATGGACCTAAATGCGTGACATGCTCTTGTTCCACCCTCTCAGATGGATCTTGTAGGAGGTTACTATGATGCGGGGGACAATGTGAAGTTCAACTTTCCCATGGCATTCACAACAACAATGTTGTCATGGAGTGTTCTAGAATTCGGACAATTGATGGGCTCGGAACTTCCACATGCTCTAGAAGCCATCAGATGGGGGTCTGATTATTTGCTTAAATCCACAAGTGTTCCTGATTCTGttgttggtgtggttggtgaccCCAATGGCGACCACACTTGTTGGGAAAGGCCTGAAGACATGACCACCCCTCGAACCACTTATGTtgtgaacaaagaaaagccAGGATCAGAGGTTGCAGCTGAGACTGCAGCTGCACTTGCAGCTTCTTCCATGGTGTTTAAAGATTCAGACAAATTCTACTCAGCTTCGCTGCTTAATCGATCTATCCAGGTATGCAATATTCTCTTCTCTTACAGACTTATGTTATGCACTGAATCTGTACCGCACATTCAGACAAGAATCAATCTAATCAATGGTTCATGTTCACAATCTAACACGAACATCATAGAATCATAAAGTTTCTTAAGTTTCCGTTTTttctatgtatatatattgaaactttgggactaataattttttccatGTATGGATATTAGGTGTTTGAATTCGCAGATAAGTATAGGGGGTCTTATAATGACAGTATTGGTGAGGGAGCTTGCCCTTTTTACTGTGATTTCAGTGGCTACAAGGTACACTTATGTGATCCtaattatttgttttccaaattttaagTACTGGtctaatttttcatattgtgcTGTATTAAAATAACTTAAACAGAATTTTGATACACAAGTAATTACTTGTTTGCAGGATGAACTGATTTGGGGAGCTGCGTGGTTATACAAGGCTACTAAGATACCACAATATTGGGACTATGTCAAAAACAACATACAGTTTTTGGGACCCACAGTAGTAAGAAATATAAATGGCATTCTTGTTGCGTCCTTAACTGGTGATGTCACTGAATTTGGATGGGATTCAAAACATGCCGGCATCAACATACTTGTTTCTCAGGTGAGTTTTCAAGAGCAGTGTTAATGTCAGTCGTCTGTGTGTTAGATGGCCCGAATCATAATTCTTTTTCGGCCCACATGTGCATAGGAAACTGACATAGTGTTCTTAGAGTTTTCAATCTAGAACATTATTTTCTTGATCTCTTGTGTTTTGATATATAGATAGTGAACCTTATATTTGTACATGTGTTGAACCTagcttaattttcttctttaattcattattttttgcAGTGGGTAATGACTGATCCCAACAATGCTAATCCCTTTATTCCCAAGGCGGACCAGCTTGTCTGCTCTATTTTGCCTCAATCACCTGCTCAAAAATCAGTCACCTATTCACCAGGTAGTTGCCTAAAACAGACCTACTGAAGCTAGCTAGAATACCATATGTCATgttatttttccaaattaatACGAATTTAAAATCGTACGATATTCAAAACTTGTATAAGAAGTGACATAATcttctcttcttgtttttgtattttgatatTAGGTGGACTCTTGTTCAAGCCTGGAGGAAGTAACCTGCAACATTCAACATCCCTATCATTTCTTCTTATGGCTTATGCTGGCTACATGAAAGCTTCCAACAAAGTGATCGATTGTGGCAATAATTTCGTTGTCACTCCAGCTAGCCTAGTGAATTTCACCAAAGGACAGGTACATAACGTGAAATGTGTGATTCAGATTTACAGTCTAAAAACATATTTTCGAAAAGAAGCATACATACAAATATTGATTCATTCTTGTTGTTGGCTGACATTTAATTGGTAATATTAATGCAGGTTGATTATATACTAGGAAGCAACCCACTAGGGATGTCATATATGGTGGGATATGGGCAAAAGTTTCCTCAGAAAATACATCACCGTGGCTCAGTCAATCCTTCCATGGAAAACAACCTACAACAAATGCAGTGCCATGAAGGAGACTTGTATTTCAAAAGCAACGATCCAAACCCTAACATATTAGTAGGTGCAATTGTGGGAGGGCCTGCCGAGGATGATACATTTGAAGATTCTCGATCCAATGTTCAACAATCGGAGCCAACCACATATATCAATGCACCTTTTGTGGGTGTATTGGCTAACTTTTTGAAAGGTTAAAGCCCCATTTTCATAATCTCATATACATTTTGAACAAGGAAATCACTATTACGGTATATTTGGATGGAATGGCTCCAAATTGAATACAACATTACAATACTACATTGTAAGATTATAGTCCGTATATACCATACtttagaataaaaataatatgaaaagAACGAATGGATTTCAAATGACTCCTGACATATAGTCATTCCAAATCCATTCCAAATGTATTACATTTTTAGTTATTTCGAATACATATTGAATACAatgttttctagttttttaTATGTAGCAAATGTGTATAGCTTCGTTGTTAATTTCAATCAAATGGAGCCTTAGTCAAGATGAGTTGATGTGTAGTTCTTCATCATTTGTTAAAGATTATAATTGTTAATTGTGAGCATGTTTAATCCTTTTTTTAGAGGAGCATGTTTGATTTCTAAAGGATTTTTTCTCATCAAACTAATTATTAGGATTTATTcagaattttcatttattgaacttttgaaaatacatttttattgAACAAACTTAAGGAACCATACAAATTACAgttctaaaataaaagatcCTAAATTAAATCAGTTTTTTCACTTATTGAACCTTTGAAAACTTAAGAAACCATACAATACTGAAATAAAAGATCCTGAGTTAAATCAAGAGGTTACTCGAATCAAACAATATTATGAGTAGAGGAAAAGGGCCAATGGGGTCTAACCCAGTGGAAAAGGACATAGACTTGTGAATCAAAAGTCTCATGTTCGAATCCCATGACATctttgttgtgtgtgtgagagagaaatcCTCATCTcctatagtttagactatcgcttatactaaaaaaatcaTGAGCAATATCAAGAGCAAAACGTGCCAACCTATGAGCAACACTGTTCATTGAATATAACTTTCAgtttaaacaaaattagattaataggaaaaaggaaagaaaacagaTCTCCCTACTTGTACTTGGTACAA
Above is a window of Prunus persica cultivar Lovell chromosome G2, Prunus_persica_NCBIv2, whole genome shotgun sequence DNA encoding:
- the LOC18785021 gene encoding endoglucanase 4, whose translation is MSKIMCTSYLSGVLILAWMLTMAAAQNSGSHNYADALSKCLMFFEGQRSGKLPPSQRITWRKDSGLKDGSDVGMDLVGGYYDAGDNVKFNFPMAFTTTMLSWSVLEFGQLMGSELPHALEAIRWGSDYLLKSTSVPDSVVGVVGDPNGDHTCWERPEDMTTPRTTYVVNKEKPGSEVAAETAAALAASSMVFKDSDKFYSASLLNRSIQVFEFADKYRGSYNDSIGEGACPFYCDFSGYKDELIWGAAWLYKATKIPQYWDYVKNNIQFLGPTVVRNINGILVASLTGDVTEFGWDSKHAGINILVSQVSFQEQCYDPNNANPFIPKADQLVCSILPQSPAQKSVTYSPGGLLFKPGGSNLQHSTSLSFLLMAYAGYMKASNKVIDCGNNFVVTPASLVNFTKGQVDYILGSNPLGMSYMVGYGQKFPQKIHHRGSVNPSMENNLQQMQCHEGDLYFKSNDPNPNILVGAIVGGPAEDDTFEDSRSNVQQSEPTTYINAPFVGVLANFLKG